In Vibrio sp. STUT-A11, a genomic segment contains:
- the rsmC gene encoding 16S rRNA (guanine(1207)-N(2))-methyltransferase RsmC yields MSAYIAPSQIAQRQLEYFNGKHVLVAGEVEDLFPLELASYCESVEVFTSNYSYYRQIRTSDKIKSHFGSEFDVDTQADMVLLYWPKAKAEAEYLLAMLMAKLGVDTEIVVVGENRSGVKSIEKMFKDYGPINKYDSARRCSFYWGQCINQPAPFNQLDWFKSYTISLGNQSLLVKSLPGVFSHGEFDLGSQLLLETLPPLSGKVLDFGCGAGVLGAFMAKTNPAIEIEMCDINAYAITSSQATLKANDLEGKVFASDIYSDTANDYRFIISNPPFHSGLDTNYNAAETLLGDAPQYLQKQGEMIIVANSFLKYPPILESAFNNYETLNKTKKFSIYYAKKP; encoded by the coding sequence ATGTCTGCTTATATCGCTCCAAGCCAAATAGCACAGCGCCAGCTGGAATACTTCAATGGAAAGCATGTTTTAGTTGCTGGTGAAGTTGAAGACCTATTCCCTCTTGAGCTGGCCTCCTACTGTGAGTCTGTTGAAGTTTTTACCTCTAACTACAGCTATTACCGTCAAATTCGTACATCTGACAAGATCAAAAGCCACTTTGGCTCAGAGTTTGACGTCGATACCCAAGCAGACATGGTGTTACTGTACTGGCCAAAAGCTAAAGCTGAAGCGGAATACTTACTGGCCATGCTCATGGCGAAACTCGGTGTCGATACTGAAATCGTTGTGGTTGGTGAGAATCGCTCAGGCGTAAAGAGTATCGAAAAGATGTTCAAAGATTACGGTCCGATCAATAAATACGATTCAGCCCGTCGTTGCTCTTTTTACTGGGGTCAGTGTATCAACCAACCAGCGCCATTTAATCAGCTCGACTGGTTTAAGTCTTACACTATCAGCCTTGGAAACCAATCACTGCTGGTGAAAAGCTTACCTGGGGTATTCAGTCATGGCGAGTTCGACTTGGGCAGCCAACTGTTGCTGGAAACCTTACCGCCATTGTCCGGTAAAGTGCTTGATTTTGGATGCGGAGCAGGTGTGCTGGGCGCATTTATGGCGAAAACCAACCCTGCAATAGAAATTGAAATGTGCGATATCAACGCCTATGCAATTACATCCAGCCAAGCAACACTAAAAGCCAATGATTTAGAGGGCAAAGTATTTGCCTCTGATATTTATTCAGATACAGCAAACGACTACCGCTTTATCATCAGTAACCCCCCTTTCCATAGTGGGCTAGATACCAATTATAATGCCGCCGAAACCTTGCTTGGTGATGCACCACAGTACCTGCAAAAACAGGGGGAAATGATCATTGTGGCGAACAGTTTCTTAAAGTACCCGCCAATTCTTGAAAGCGCTTTCAATAATTATGAGACGCTAAATAAGACTAAAAAATTCTCGATTTATTACGCGAAAAAGCCATAA
- a CDS encoding AI-2E family transporter, with protein MPNNVKITSSHRVLMIALLAAAFACYLLVEPYINSIVMAFIISLLMFPIHEWFEQKMPKHRNMASLLSCVVLTFIIVIPLLFVFAAIVQQGSLFSQNTYKWVTNGGIQDVFQHPLVIKALSFVNEYLPFDKIEPQAIAAKIAQFATSFGSNLVTISAKILGDATNFLMDFFLMLFVLFFLLRDHDKIISVIRHILPLSRSQEDKILTEIEQVSKSAVMGSFLTAIAQGFAGGIGMWLAGFPGLFWGTMMGFASFIPVVGTALIWIPAAAYLFLTGDTTWALFLTAWSVVIVGSIDNLLRPLLMQGSAGMNTLMIFFSLLGGLHLFGLIGLIYGPLIFAVTMVLFNIYEEEFKDFLTNQDNS; from the coding sequence ATGCCAAACAATGTGAAAATCACGTCGAGTCATCGCGTTCTGATGATCGCCCTACTCGCCGCTGCTTTTGCTTGCTACTTATTGGTCGAGCCTTACATCAACTCAATCGTCATGGCTTTTATCATTTCATTGCTCATGTTCCCTATACACGAATGGTTTGAGCAAAAGATGCCAAAACATAGAAACATGGCTTCGTTACTGTCATGTGTTGTACTGACCTTTATTATTGTGATTCCTCTGCTGTTTGTTTTTGCTGCGATCGTCCAGCAAGGCTCCTTATTTTCACAAAATACCTATAAGTGGGTGACGAATGGTGGCATTCAGGATGTTTTCCAACATCCTTTAGTTATCAAAGCATTATCCTTCGTTAATGAGTACTTGCCTTTCGATAAAATTGAGCCACAGGCCATTGCGGCAAAAATCGCCCAATTCGCCACCTCATTTGGCTCAAATCTGGTCACCATCAGCGCAAAAATTCTCGGTGATGCGACAAATTTCTTAATGGATTTTTTCCTAATGTTATTTGTCCTGTTCTTCTTATTGCGTGACCACGATAAAATTATTTCCGTAATTCGACATATTCTCCCCCTTTCACGCAGTCAGGAAGACAAAATCCTGACTGAAATAGAGCAGGTGTCAAAGTCAGCGGTTATGGGCTCGTTTCTCACCGCAATTGCACAAGGCTTCGCCGGCGGGATTGGCATGTGGCTGGCAGGTTTCCCGGGACTATTCTGGGGCACTATGATGGGCTTTGCCTCATTCATTCCTGTTGTTGGTACCGCATTAATATGGATACCGGCGGCAGCTTACCTTTTCCTAACCGGTGACACCACTTGGGCACTCTTCCTCACAGCGTGGAGTGTGGTTATTGTCGGCTCAATAGATAACTTGTTGCGACCATTACTAATGCAAGGCAGTGCGGGAATGAATACCTTAATGATTTTCTTCTCACTACTGGGGGGCTTGCACCTATTTGGTTTAATCGGTCTGATTTATGGCCCGCTGATTTTTGCTGTCACAATGGTGTTATTTAATATTTACGAAGAAGAGTTTAAAGACTTCCTTACCAATCAAGATAACAGCTAA
- the hemL gene encoding glutamate-1-semialdehyde 2,1-aminomutase: MTKSSELYDKAQKTIPGGVNSPVRAFNGVGGSPLFIERADGALIFDADGKAYIDYVGSWGPMILGHNHAVIREAVIDAAQRGLSFGAPTELEISMAELVSELVPSMEQLRMVSSGTEATMSAIRLARGFTGRDKIIKFEGCYHGHADSLLVKAGSGALTLGQPSSPGVPADFAKHTLTATFNDLDSVRELFAANKGEIACIIVEPVAGNMNCIPPVEGFHEGLREICDQEGALLIFDEVMTGFRVALGGAQAHYNIKPDLTTLGKVIGGGMPVGAFGGRKDVMQYVAPTGPVYQAGTLSGNPVAMAAGFASLSLLKEEGNEKRLASKTKQLADGFKSLAEKHGIPLVVNQVGGMFGFFFTDQDSVTTYEDVTKCDVERFKRFFHLMLDHGVYLAPSAFEASFTSLAHGSKEIDATLEAADRCFATLAAEA; the protein is encoded by the coding sequence ATGACCAAATCATCAGAGCTGTATGACAAAGCCCAGAAAACCATTCCAGGCGGTGTAAACTCACCTGTTCGTGCATTCAACGGCGTAGGCGGCTCTCCGCTATTTATCGAACGAGCAGACGGTGCTCTGATTTTTGACGCCGATGGTAAAGCGTATATTGATTACGTCGGTTCTTGGGGGCCAATGATCCTTGGCCACAACCATGCGGTAATTCGTGAAGCAGTGATCGACGCTGCACAACGTGGTCTCAGCTTTGGAGCGCCAACTGAGCTAGAAATTTCAATGGCAGAATTGGTTTCTGAACTAGTGCCGTCGATGGAACAACTCCGCATGGTTAGCTCTGGTACCGAAGCAACCATGAGTGCGATTCGCCTTGCTCGTGGTTTCACTGGCCGCGACAAAATCATCAAATTTGAAGGCTGCTACCATGGTCACGCCGACAGCTTACTGGTAAAAGCGGGCTCAGGTGCACTGACGCTTGGCCAGCCGAGCTCTCCGGGTGTCCCTGCAGACTTTGCCAAACACACTCTGACAGCAACATTCAACGATCTTGATTCAGTACGTGAACTGTTTGCTGCAAACAAAGGTGAAATTGCTTGTATCATCGTTGAGCCTGTAGCTGGCAACATGAACTGTATCCCGCCAGTAGAAGGCTTTCATGAAGGCCTGCGCGAAATCTGTGACCAAGAAGGCGCGCTACTGATTTTTGATGAAGTAATGACAGGCTTCCGTGTTGCACTTGGCGGTGCTCAAGCACACTACAACATCAAACCAGACCTGACTACGCTAGGTAAAGTAATCGGTGGTGGTATGCCAGTTGGTGCTTTCGGTGGTCGTAAAGACGTAATGCAATACGTAGCGCCAACAGGTCCTGTATACCAGGCAGGTACACTTTCTGGTAACCCTGTGGCTATGGCGGCGGGATTCGCCAGTTTGAGCCTGCTGAAAGAAGAAGGTAACGAAAAGCGTCTGGCTTCAAAAACTAAGCAGCTAGCAGATGGCTTTAAATCGCTGGCAGAAAAGCACGGTATTCCTTTGGTGGTGAACCAAGTGGGTGGCATGTTCGGCTTCTTCTTTACTGATCAAGATAGCGTAACCACCTACGAAGATGTGACTAAGTGTGATGTAGAACGCTTTAAACGATTCTTCCACCTGATGCTGGATCATGGCGTTTACCTTGCGCCTTCTGCATTTGAAGCAAGCTTCACATCTCTGGCTCACGGCAGCAAAGAAATCGATGCCACGCTAGAAGCAGCAGATCGCTGTTTTGCAACACTGGCTGCTGAAGCGTAA
- the erpA gene encoding iron-sulfur cluster insertion protein ErpA: MSEVNVPLSFSDAAASRVKALIAEEENPALKLRVYITGGGCSGFQYGFTFDENVNDGDTTIVNSGVTLVVDPMSLQYLIGGIVDYTEGLEGARFFVNNPNATTTCGCGASFSV; encoded by the coding sequence GTGAGCGAAGTAAACGTACCATTATCTTTTTCTGATGCTGCAGCATCTCGCGTTAAAGCGCTGATTGCAGAAGAAGAAAACCCAGCTTTGAAACTGCGCGTCTACATTACGGGTGGTGGCTGTAGCGGTTTCCAATACGGTTTCACTTTTGATGAGAACGTAAATGATGGTGATACCACCATCGTAAATAGTGGTGTAACACTGGTTGTTGACCCAATGAGCTTGCAATATCTTATCGGTGGTATTGTGGATTACACCGAGGGTTTAGAGGGAGCACGCTTCTTCGTTAATAACCCGAATGCAACGACCACTTGTGGCTGTGGTGCCTCATTTAGCGTTTAA
- a CDS encoding efflux RND transporter periplasmic adaptor subunit, producing the protein MASFPFTRFFAERPYIVSLLIILLLSAWLGLGLVQADDVPPHNSSQDIPLAKVSYQTFTAQNTYKTIELYGRTAPDRQANLGAEIAGKIIALKVEKGESVKQGQVIAQIDKGDLAIQLERARSLLKVREKEFNAAQSLKNRGLQGEVAFSNAEASLMEARAQVTNAKIALRNTNVVAPFSGILDHLFIETGDFVGVGDPVATIIDLAHLVIEADVSERHIQELSLNQPAKVKFISGETAEGTVNYISRVSSSATNTFPIEILLPNPQQLIPAGISTEVELNLKQQLAIKLTPAMLALNDAGILGVKTLEHQKVKFIPIQLVKAEQDGVWLTGLGDKVDIITIGQGFVRDGDEVIAVKQEF; encoded by the coding sequence ATGGCTAGCTTTCCCTTTACGCGATTTTTCGCTGAACGACCTTATATTGTGTCGTTGCTCATTATTTTATTACTCTCTGCCTGGTTAGGGCTTGGTTTGGTACAAGCCGATGATGTACCGCCACATAACTCATCACAAGATATCCCTTTAGCAAAAGTCTCCTATCAAACTTTTACCGCTCAAAATACTTATAAGACGATTGAGTTATATGGTCGCACTGCACCAGATAGACAGGCGAATCTCGGTGCCGAAATTGCTGGTAAGATCATTGCGCTCAAGGTTGAAAAAGGTGAGTCGGTTAAGCAAGGACAAGTGATCGCGCAAATTGATAAAGGTGATCTCGCTATTCAACTGGAGCGCGCGCGCTCACTGCTCAAAGTTCGTGAAAAAGAATTCAACGCGGCCCAGTCGTTAAAGAATAGAGGCCTGCAAGGGGAGGTCGCGTTTAGTAATGCAGAAGCTTCTTTAATGGAAGCCCGAGCACAAGTAACAAACGCTAAGATCGCATTGAGGAATACCAATGTAGTCGCCCCCTTTAGTGGCATACTCGACCACCTATTTATCGAAACGGGCGATTTTGTCGGTGTTGGCGATCCGGTCGCGACCATTATTGATTTAGCTCACTTAGTGATTGAGGCGGATGTCAGCGAGCGTCACATTCAGGAGTTGTCGCTAAATCAACCTGCAAAAGTGAAGTTTATCTCTGGTGAGACGGCTGAAGGCACGGTGAATTATATTTCGCGAGTGTCGTCATCCGCAACGAACACTTTCCCGATTGAGATCCTATTGCCAAACCCTCAACAGTTGATTCCTGCTGGGATCAGTACCGAGGTTGAATTAAACCTCAAGCAACAATTAGCGATTAAGCTAACCCCAGCGATGCTTGCTCTCAATGACGCTGGCATTTTAGGCGTTAAAACGTTAGAGCATCAAAAGGTCAAATTTATTCCTATTCAGTTAGTTAAAGCTGAGCAGGATGGTGTTTGGCTGACAGGACTGGGGGATAAAGTCGATATTATCACCATTGGTCAAGGTTTTGTGCGTGACGGTGATGAAGTGATTGCCGTTAAACAAGAATTTTAA
- a CDS encoding efflux RND transporter permease subunit — protein MLSLIDAALSRTRTMMVLLIFVLISGVLTYLTIPKESSPDITIPIIYVSVSHQGISPADAERLLVRPIEQELRSIEGVKEMTATASEGHASVVLEFSVGVDLDRAMAEVRDAVDLAKPKLPADSDEPTVNEVTLASEEPALSVVLYGTVPERTIVHLARQLRDKLESYRQILEVDIAGDREDIVEIIVDPLLMESYGLDQANIYNLIALNNRVVAAGFVDTGYGRFSVKVPSVFESLKDVLELPVKVEGKQVITFGDVATVKSAFRDPESYARLDGKSAIVLDVKKRAGENIIETVELIKAVMTEAQNQDQWPDNLLVKYTWDQSDDVKMMLNDLQNNILSAIILVVIVIIAILGVRTALLVGISIPGSFLTGLLVLAVFGLTVNIIVLFSLIMAVGMLVDGAIVVTEFADRRMQEGTPRKEAYRDAAKRMAWPITASTATTLAAFAPLLFWPDVTGEFMKYLPLTLIATLAASLAMALLFVPVLGSLIGKPQNVSSTQREKMLALHEGDYDKATGFTKLYYHTLKIALRHPLKILLSAILLSVAVGFTYVKAGLGAEFFPEVDPPFFTVKVRSYGDLSIDEKDRIMRNVESVMLGHDEFESVYTKTGGDDEIGLIQITLVDWQYRRKVKTIIDELKQTTDQFAGVEIEYKFPEAGPPTEHDLVIEMSGSTLSGLDEGAKMVRHWAEAYPAFTNISDNSSKDGIDWQIDIRRDDAARFLADATLVGNTVQFVTNGLKLGDYLPDDSSEEVDILVRYPEEKRDIGRFDQLRVKTAAGLVPITNFASIIPEHKQDTIRRVDGHRVISVFADIREGYNLALELPKVEEALKELTLPEGVEFKIRGQNEEQENSSAFLLNAFIVALVGMALILITQFNSFYQAFLILSAVLFSTVGVFAGLLIFQKPFGVIMSGIGVIALAGIVVNNNIVLIDTYNQLLKRGLDKRDAILRTGVQRLRPVLLTTVTTILGLLPMVLEMNIDLINQKVEFGAPSTQWWSQLATAVSGGLAFATLLTLVLTPCLLMLGKEHLSDEIKEKR, from the coding sequence ATGTTAAGTTTGATCGACGCCGCTTTATCTCGCACGCGTACCATGATGGTGTTGCTGATCTTTGTTCTTATTTCTGGCGTGCTTACCTATCTGACGATTCCGAAAGAATCGAGTCCTGATATCACGATCCCAATTATCTATGTCTCTGTGAGCCACCAAGGCATCTCACCTGCCGATGCTGAGCGTTTGCTCGTTCGTCCGATAGAGCAAGAGCTACGTTCTATCGAAGGGGTAAAAGAGATGACCGCAACCGCGTCTGAAGGGCACGCGTCGGTTGTGCTGGAGTTCAGCGTTGGCGTTGACCTTGACCGAGCCATGGCTGAAGTACGTGACGCCGTTGATCTGGCAAAGCCTAAATTGCCCGCCGATAGTGATGAGCCCACCGTCAATGAAGTCACTTTAGCTTCTGAAGAGCCGGCTTTATCGGTGGTGCTCTACGGTACCGTGCCTGAGAGAACCATCGTACATCTTGCGCGTCAATTACGCGACAAGCTGGAGAGCTATCGACAAATCTTGGAAGTGGATATCGCCGGTGACCGCGAAGATATCGTCGAGATCATCGTCGATCCGCTTTTGATGGAAAGTTATGGACTTGATCAGGCCAATATCTACAACCTGATCGCGTTAAATAACCGTGTGGTGGCGGCAGGTTTTGTTGATACTGGTTACGGCCGGTTTTCGGTCAAAGTGCCGTCGGTATTTGAGTCGCTCAAAGATGTGCTTGAGCTGCCGGTTAAAGTTGAAGGTAAGCAAGTGATTACCTTTGGCGATGTAGCGACAGTCAAGAGCGCATTCCGCGATCCAGAAAGTTATGCAAGATTAGACGGCAAGTCAGCGATTGTGCTCGATGTGAAAAAGCGTGCGGGCGAAAACATCATCGAGACGGTAGAGCTGATCAAAGCGGTGATGACAGAGGCACAAAATCAAGATCAATGGCCGGATAACCTACTGGTGAAATACACCTGGGACCAGTCAGATGACGTGAAAATGATGCTCAACGACCTGCAGAACAATATCTTGTCGGCGATCATTTTGGTCGTAATTGTGATTATCGCGATCCTCGGTGTGCGCACTGCACTATTGGTCGGTATTTCTATTCCGGGGTCATTCTTGACGGGCTTGCTGGTACTGGCCGTGTTTGGTTTGACGGTGAATATCATCGTGTTGTTCTCGCTGATCATGGCGGTCGGTATGCTGGTCGATGGCGCGATTGTGGTTACCGAATTTGCCGATCGGCGTATGCAAGAAGGGACGCCGCGTAAAGAAGCGTATCGGGATGCGGCAAAGCGCATGGCTTGGCCGATAACGGCCTCGACAGCGACGACATTGGCTGCTTTTGCCCCTCTGTTGTTCTGGCCGGATGTTACTGGCGAGTTTATGAAATATCTTCCGTTGACGTTGATCGCGACGCTGGCCGCTTCGTTGGCGATGGCATTGCTGTTTGTTCCTGTGCTGGGTAGTCTTATCGGCAAACCTCAAAATGTCTCTTCTACCCAACGTGAGAAAATGCTTGCGTTGCATGAGGGTGATTATGACAAAGCCACCGGCTTCACTAAGTTATATTACCACACGCTGAAGATCGCTCTGCGTCATCCGTTAAAGATTTTACTTAGTGCAATCTTGCTCTCGGTTGCCGTTGGTTTTACTTATGTTAAAGCGGGATTAGGTGCGGAGTTTTTCCCTGAAGTAGACCCACCATTTTTTACGGTAAAAGTACGCTCCTATGGTGATTTATCTATCGATGAAAAAGACCGAATCATGCGCAATGTTGAATCGGTAATGTTAGGGCATGACGAGTTTGAAAGCGTCTATACCAAAACCGGTGGCGATGATGAGATTGGTTTAATTCAGATCACGCTTGTGGATTGGCAGTATCGCCGTAAGGTAAAAACCATCATCGATGAACTGAAACAGACCACAGACCAATTCGCTGGGGTGGAAATTGAATACAAGTTTCCGGAAGCTGGTCCACCAACTGAGCACGACTTAGTGATTGAAATGTCAGGATCAACGCTAAGTGGTCTGGACGAAGGCGCGAAAATGGTTCGTCATTGGGCGGAGGCTTATCCTGCCTTTACCAATATCAGTGATAACTCAAGTAAAGACGGCATCGACTGGCAGATCGATATTCGCCGTGATGATGCCGCCCGCTTCTTGGCAGATGCAACATTGGTTGGCAACACGGTGCAGTTTGTCACTAATGGCTTAAAATTGGGCGATTACCTACCGGATGATTCGAGCGAGGAAGTCGACATATTGGTTCGCTACCCAGAAGAAAAGCGTGACATTGGCCGCTTTGATCAACTACGAGTTAAAACCGCTGCCGGACTGGTTCCGATTACTAACTTCGCCAGCATTATTCCTGAACACAAACAGGATACGATCCGTCGAGTCGATGGACATAGAGTGATCAGCGTGTTTGCGGATATTAGAGAAGGTTACAACTTGGCGCTTGAATTACCGAAAGTTGAAGAAGCGCTTAAAGAGTTAACCTTGCCAGAGGGAGTCGAGTTTAAAATCCGAGGTCAGAACGAAGAGCAGGAAAATTCCTCTGCGTTCCTGCTCAACGCATTTATCGTGGCGCTGGTCGGTATGGCTCTGATCTTAATTACTCAGTTCAACAGCTTCTACCAAGCGTTTCTTATTCTGAGTGCGGTATTGTTTTCGACGGTTGGTGTGTTTGCTGGCTTGTTGATCTTCCAGAAGCCATTCGGTGTGATCATGTCGGGTATCGGTGTGATTGCTTTGGCGGGGATTGTGGTGAACAACAACATCGTTTTGATAGACACCTACAATCAGCTACTCAAACGCGGGTTGGATAAGCGTGATGCGATACTAAGAACGGGTGTACAGCGCTTGCGTCCAGTACTACTCACTACCGTCACGACGATTCTAGGCTTGTTACCAATGGTGTTGGAAATGAACATTGATTTGATAAACCAGAAAGTTGAATTCGGTGCGCCAAGTACCCAGTGGTGGTCTCAACTAGCAACAGCTGTTTCTGGGGGACTCGCTTTTGCAACACTGCTGACGCTGGTTCTAACGCCTTGCCTACTTATGCTTGGGAAAGAGCATCTATCTGATGAGATAAAGGAAAAGAGGTGA
- a CDS encoding peptidoglycan DD-metalloendopeptidase family protein gives MHSIFVRLPLLHKVLIGFFSALIIFALFFLPEPQELDPQQSRLKVGQYYPVPISMELTTLNGTSSTSSSVLRWETYNVKNGESAAILFNRVGLSARVLHELISSDKEVEKQLTRLRPGDRLQFGFDENNNLVQLRRTLNAFETFRIKLQNGNYVSEIDKKEVDYQYNFAEATIKSNFWNAAISSGLNANQIMELAGIFGWDIDFALDIRKNDTFRVLYQEEVVEGEVIGRGKIIAAVFKNQGDTFTAILDEKSGKYYDENGRAMKKAFLRAPLDFRRVSSNFNPRRLHPVTGKVRPHRGTDYAAPVGTPIWAAGDGVVQKSSYNKFNGNYVFIKHSNTYITKYLHLTKRTVKTGQRVKQGQTIGTLGGTGRVTGPHLHYEFLVNGVHKNPRTVNLPQSKSLTGQARQTFLANAKINMAKLDRYSELLTMK, from the coding sequence ATGCATTCGATTTTTGTCCGACTTCCACTCTTGCACAAAGTATTGATCGGTTTTTTTAGTGCGCTGATCATCTTCGCACTGTTTTTTTTGCCCGAGCCGCAAGAACTCGACCCACAACAAAGCCGCTTAAAAGTGGGGCAATATTATCCTGTGCCAATTTCTATGGAATTGACGACATTGAACGGAACCTCTTCCACATCCTCGTCCGTTTTGCGCTGGGAAACATACAACGTTAAAAACGGCGAAAGTGCCGCTATTCTCTTTAACCGTGTCGGCCTATCTGCACGTGTTCTGCATGAGCTGATTTCCTCTGATAAAGAAGTGGAAAAGCAGTTAACACGTCTACGACCAGGCGACAGGCTACAATTCGGTTTTGATGAAAACAACAACTTAGTTCAATTACGACGTACCTTAAACGCTTTCGAAACCTTCCGAATCAAGCTACAAAATGGCAACTATGTATCTGAAATCGATAAAAAAGAGGTCGATTATCAATATAATTTCGCCGAAGCGACCATCAAATCTAATTTTTGGAATGCGGCGATTTCTTCAGGTTTGAACGCGAACCAGATTATGGAGTTAGCCGGTATATTTGGTTGGGATATCGATTTTGCATTAGATATTCGTAAAAACGACACTTTCCGAGTGCTGTATCAGGAAGAGGTGGTTGAAGGGGAAGTCATTGGTCGAGGAAAAATTATCGCGGCCGTTTTCAAAAACCAAGGAGATACCTTTACCGCGATTCTGGATGAGAAATCCGGAAAGTATTACGATGAAAATGGCCGGGCAATGAAGAAAGCCTTTTTGCGCGCGCCGTTGGATTTTCGTCGTGTAAGCTCCAACTTTAACCCTCGTCGCCTACACCCAGTGACAGGTAAAGTTCGCCCTCACCGAGGTACCGATTATGCCGCACCTGTGGGCACACCTATTTGGGCTGCCGGTGATGGTGTGGTGCAAAAATCGTCATACAACAAATTTAATGGTAACTACGTGTTCATCAAACACAGTAATACCTACATTACCAAGTATTTGCACCTAACCAAACGTACCGTTAAAACAGGTCAACGTGTTAAACAGGGCCAAACCATTGGTACCTTAGGCGGTACAGGACGTGTTACTGGCCCCCACCTGCATTACGAGTTCCTAGTCAATGGAGTGCACAAAAACCCACGCACGGTTAACTTGCCTCAGTCAAAATCATTAACAGGACAAGCGAGACAGACCTTTTTGGCGAACGCAAAAATCAATATGGCTAAGCTCGATCGTTACAGCGAGCTATTAACCATGAAATAA
- the tyrS gene encoding tyrosine--tRNA ligase gives MASIEAALAEIKRGVEELIPEEELIAKLKEGRPLRIKLGADPTAPDIHLGHTVIFNKLRLFQELGHEVTFLIGDFTAMVGDPTGKNSTRPPLSREDVLRNAETYKEQVFKILDPAKTKIQFNSEWLSDLGAEGMIRLAANQTVARMLERDDFKKRYTGGQPIAIHEFMYPLLQGWDSVEMKTDVELGGTDQKFNLLMGRELQRSHGQKPQVVLMMPLLVGLDGEKKMSKSANNYIGISEAPSEMFGKIMSISDDLMWSYYELLSFRPLEEIAQFKADVDAGKNPRDIKVLLAKEIIARFHTDADADAAEQEFVNRFAKNQIPDEMPEFAFEAGRPVSNLLKEAGLCPSSSDAMRMVKQGAAKIDGEKVADSKFTPEAGTYVFQVGKRKFARITIQ, from the coding sequence ATGGCGAGCATTGAAGCTGCACTAGCCGAGATTAAGCGCGGTGTTGAAGAGCTGATTCCAGAAGAAGAGCTGATCGCAAAACTAAAAGAAGGTCGTCCTCTACGTATTAAGTTGGGCGCGGATCCAACGGCACCTGACATCCACCTGGGCCATACGGTTATTTTCAATAAGCTTCGCTTGTTCCAAGAGTTAGGCCACGAAGTGACGTTTCTGATTGGTGACTTCACTGCAATGGTTGGTGACCCAACTGGTAAAAACTCAACTCGTCCACCGCTTAGCCGTGAAGACGTACTGCGTAATGCTGAAACGTACAAAGAGCAGGTATTTAAAATTTTAGATCCTGCAAAAACTAAGATTCAATTCAACTCAGAGTGGCTATCTGATCTTGGCGCAGAAGGCATGATTCGTCTTGCTGCCAACCAAACGGTTGCTCGTATGTTAGAACGCGATGATTTCAAAAAGCGTTACACCGGTGGTCAGCCAATCGCCATTCACGAGTTCATGTACCCATTGCTGCAGGGCTGGGACTCAGTTGAAATGAAAACGGATGTCGAGCTTGGCGGTACCGACCAGAAGTTCAACTTGCTAATGGGCCGTGAACTACAAAGATCTCACGGTCAGAAGCCTCAGGTTGTTCTAATGATGCCTCTTCTTGTTGGCCTTGATGGCGAGAAGAAGATGTCTAAATCTGCGAACAACTACATTGGTATCAGTGAAGCACCAAGCGAGATGTTTGGTAAGATTATGTCTATCTCTGATGATCTGATGTGGAGTTACTACGAGCTGCTGTCTTTCCGTCCATTAGAAGAGATTGCTCAGTTTAAGGCTGATGTTGATGCTGGTAAGAACCCTCGAGACATCAAAGTGCTACTTGCGAAAGAAATCATCGCACGTTTCCACACTGATGCCGATGCTGATGCCGCAGAGCAAGAGTTCGTCAACCGTTTTGCTAAGAACCAAATCCCTGACGAAATGCCAGAATTTGCATTCGAAGCAGGTCGCCCGGTAAGTAACCTGCTAAAAGAAGCGGGTTTATGCCCATCATCTTCAGATGCGATGCGTATGGTAAAACAGGGCGCCGCTAAGATTGACGGTGAAAAAGTGGCAGACAGCAAGTTCACGCCAGAAGCAGGCACTTACGTATTCCAGGTTGGTAAGCGTAAATTCGCTCGTATTACGATTCAGTAA